A single genomic interval of Flavobacteriales bacterium harbors:
- a CDS encoding ABC transporter permease — MAERNGFHALAVEAGELAGFAGRFFRNAFHARFEWRELMRQAAINGYQSLPLVGITAFIMGLVLTVQSRPTLARFGAESMLPAMVAISVVREIAPVITALICAGKIGSSMGAELGSMKVTEQIDAMEVSGTNPFRYLAVTRIWSTTLMLPVLVVLADAIAIWASWVGVNIRDTVSWPLFYRQVFDSLEYGDFLPAFAKSYLFGFAIGVVGCFKGFTTAKGTEGVGRSAHSAVVVASLLIFILDLIAVQITDLLGLT; from the coding sequence ATGGCCGAACGGAACGGGTTCCACGCGCTGGCGGTGGAGGCGGGCGAGCTGGCCGGCTTCGCCGGACGCTTCTTCCGCAACGCCTTCCACGCGCGGTTCGAGTGGCGTGAACTGATGCGGCAGGCCGCGATCAACGGCTATCAGTCCCTGCCGTTGGTGGGCATCACGGCCTTCATCATGGGGCTGGTGCTCACCGTGCAGAGCCGGCCCACGCTGGCGCGCTTCGGGGCGGAGAGCATGCTGCCGGCCATGGTGGCCATCAGCGTGGTGCGCGAGATCGCCCCGGTGATCACCGCGCTGATCTGCGCGGGCAAGATCGGCAGCAGCATGGGGGCCGAGCTGGGCAGCATGAAGGTCACCGAGCAGATCGACGCCATGGAGGTGAGCGGCACCAACCCCTTCCGCTACCTGGCGGTCACCCGCATCTGGAGCACCACGCTGATGCTGCCGGTGCTGGTGGTGCTGGCGGACGCCATCGCCATCTGGGCCAGCTGGGTGGGCGTCAACATCCGCGACACGGTGAGCTGGCCGCTGTTCTACCGCCAGGTGTTCGATTCGCTCGAGTACGGCGACTTCCTGCCCGCCTTCGCCAAGAGCTACCTCTTCGGCTTCGCCATCGGGGTCGTGGGTTGCTTCAAGGGCTTCACCACGGCCAAGGGCACCGAGGGGGTGGGCCGCAGCGCGCACAGCGCGGTGGTGGTGGCCAGCCTGCTCATCTTCATCCTGGACCTCATCGCCGTGCAGATCACCGACCTGCTCGGGCTCACCTGA
- a CDS encoding ATP-binding cassette domain-containing protein encodes MLTCEHIVKRYGAHTALDDVSLTVPTGGIFGLLGPNGAGKTSLIRIITRITAPDSGQVLLEGRPMTQADVTHIGYLPEERGLYKKMKVGEQALYLAQLKGLHKAEARKRLKEWFERWEMTAWWNKKVEELSKGMAQKVQFVSTVLHAPKLLILDEPFSGFDPINAELVRQEILRLRGEGTTVMLSTHNMGSVEELCDHIALIDRSRKVLDGRVRDIRRQFATRTYRIEHTGNKVAFANALSFTGELLEHTEGEEYSTARVRLLHDSTVNHVLRQLLPAVEVHGVQEEIPRMHDVFIRAVHAHGAVPADMTE; translated from the coding sequence ATGCTGACCTGTGAGCACATCGTGAAGCGCTACGGCGCCCATACCGCGCTGGACGACGTCTCCCTCACCGTGCCCACCGGCGGCATCTTCGGATTGCTGGGCCCCAATGGAGCGGGCAAGACCTCGCTCATCCGCATCATCACCCGCATCACCGCGCCGGATTCGGGACAGGTGCTGTTGGAGGGCCGGCCCATGACCCAGGCGGATGTGACCCACATCGGGTACCTGCCCGAGGAGCGCGGCCTGTACAAGAAGATGAAGGTGGGCGAACAGGCCCTCTACCTCGCCCAGCTCAAAGGCCTGCACAAGGCCGAGGCCCGAAAGCGGCTCAAGGAATGGTTCGAGCGCTGGGAGATGACCGCCTGGTGGAACAAGAAGGTGGAGGAGCTCAGCAAGGGCATGGCCCAGAAGGTGCAGTTCGTGAGCACGGTGCTGCACGCACCCAAGCTCCTCATCCTCGACGAGCCCTTCAGCGGCTTCGACCCCATCAACGCCGAGCTCGTCCGCCAGGAGATCCTGCGCCTGCGCGGCGAGGGCACCACCGTGATGCTGAGCACCCACAACATGGGCAGCGTGGAGGAGCTCTGCGACCACATCGCCCTCATCGACCGCAGCCGCAAGGTGCTGGACGGACGCGTGCGCGACATCCGCCGGCAGTTCGCCACACGCACCTACCGCATCGAGCACACCGGCAACAAGGTCGCCTTCGCCAACGCCCTCTCCTTCACCGGCGAGCTGCTGGAACACACCGAGGGCGAGGAGTACAGCACGGCCCGCGTGCGCCTGCTGCACGACTCCACCGTGAACCACGTCCTGCGCCAGCTGCTGCCCGCCGTGGAGGTGCACGGCGTGCAGGAGGAGATCCCGCGCATGCACGACGTGTTCATCCGCGCCGTGCACGCCCATGGTGCCGTGCCCGCCGACATGACCGAATGA
- a CDS encoding ABC transporter permease yields the protein MNKILLIIRREFITRVRKPSFLIMTILGPLLIAGTMVGLVYLGMQESDEHLVLVVDKPHVVTGKLRDTDKVRFFYAYDELGDSAFKASPYTLMVDVNEAILETNTIQLFYKDLPSMNVQRTVQSELERTLEREKLRVNQVDPDTYARIKTALNVQLFDIDKAGEESYEQVLAAVGFGFGYIMFFFVFLYAVQVMRGVLEEKSNRIVEVLISSVKPFQLMMGKIIGIALVGLAQFTIWIALTATLMTAGTALLMKDRLDPREVLAEQQMTGELQAELMKEAGAQAPDRNKVMEVASRLNIPFVLGMFVFYFLAGYLLYSSLFAAVGSAVDSETDTQQFMFPVTLPMIVAIFIAQMAITNPGSPLVFWGSIIPFTSPVVMMVRVAMGSVLETPWQLVLSMVLLVGTFLFTTWLAGRIYRTGILMYGKKVSWREMGRWMFYKG from the coding sequence ATGAACAAGATCCTCCTCATCATCCGGCGCGAGTTCATCACCCGCGTGCGGAAACCGAGCTTCCTGATCATGACCATCCTGGGCCCGCTGCTGATCGCCGGCACCATGGTGGGCCTGGTCTATCTGGGCATGCAGGAGAGCGACGAGCACCTGGTGCTGGTGGTGGACAAGCCCCACGTGGTGACCGGCAAGCTGCGCGACACCGACAAGGTGCGCTTCTTCTATGCGTACGACGAACTGGGCGACTCGGCCTTCAAAGCCTCGCCCTACACGCTGATGGTCGACGTGAACGAGGCCATCCTGGAGACCAACACCATCCAGCTCTTCTACAAGGACCTGCCCAGCATGAACGTGCAGCGCACGGTGCAGAGCGAACTGGAGCGCACGTTGGAACGGGAGAAGCTTCGCGTGAACCAGGTGGACCCCGACACCTACGCCCGCATCAAGACCGCGCTGAACGTGCAGCTCTTCGACATCGACAAGGCCGGTGAGGAGAGCTACGAGCAGGTGCTGGCCGCCGTGGGTTTCGGGTTCGGCTACATCATGTTCTTCTTCGTCTTCCTCTATGCCGTGCAGGTGATGCGCGGCGTGCTGGAGGAGAAGAGCAACCGCATCGTGGAGGTGCTCATCAGCAGCGTGAAGCCCTTCCAGCTGATGATGGGCAAGATCATCGGCATCGCGCTGGTCGGCCTGGCCCAGTTCACCATCTGGATCGCCCTCACCGCCACCCTGATGACCGCAGGCACCGCCCTGCTGATGAAGGACCGCCTGGACCCGCGCGAAGTGCTGGCCGAACAGCAGATGACCGGCGAACTGCAGGCCGAACTGATGAAGGAGGCCGGCGCCCAGGCCCCCGACCGCAACAAGGTGATGGAGGTGGCCAGCCGCCTCAACATCCCCTTCGTGCTGGGCATGTTCGTCTTTTACTTCCTGGCCGGATACCTGCTCTACAGCTCCCTCTTCGCCGCCGTGGGCAGCGCGGTGGACAGCGAGACCGACACGCAGCAATTCATGTTCCCCGTGACCCTGCCCATGATCGTGGCCATCTTCATCGCGCAGATGGCCATCACCAACCCCGGCAGCCCGCTGGTGTTCTGGGGCTCCATCATCCCCTTCACCAGCCCCGTGGTGATGATGGTGCGTGTGGCCATGGGCAGCGTGCTGGAGACCCCCTGGCAGCTCGTGCTCAGCATGGTGCTGCTCGTGGGCACCTTCCTGTTCACCACCTGGCTCGCCGGCCGCATCTACCGCACCGGCATCCTCATGTACGGCAAGAAGGTGAGCTGGCGCGAGATGGGCCGCTGGATGTTCTACAAAGGGTAG
- a CDS encoding YitT family protein, which translates to MACPERTTFCAVKTSARHTLIRQLPVPSSVGSERSRYRRARRLHALRVAFRRRVKDVLFMTLGIFSAAFGLEGFLIPNAFIDGGATGIALLTVNLTGLPLALLLVVVNAPFMVVAYRTIGREFALKTTAAIAGLALVTATVHFPDVTHDKLLVAVFGGFFLGAGIGLAVRGGSVIDGTEVLALALSRKLGTTIGDIIMMINVIIFGVAAWLLGVETALYAMVTYLAASKTVDFVIEGIEEYTGLTIISPHHEELRHMIGTVMGRGLTVYTGRRGFGKNGQSFDTEIIYCVITRLELSKILTEIEKIDPNAFVVMSPVKDTRGGMIKKRPLQH; encoded by the coding sequence ATGGCGTGTCCTGAACGGACTACCTTTTGTGCCGTGAAGACCTCAGCGCGCCACACCCTGATCCGCCAGCTGCCCGTGCCCTCCAGCGTGGGCAGCGAGCGGAGCCGCTACCGCCGGGCCCGCCGACTGCACGCCCTGCGCGTGGCCTTCCGCCGGCGGGTGAAGGATGTGCTGTTCATGACGCTGGGCATCTTCAGCGCCGCCTTCGGCCTGGAGGGCTTCCTGATCCCCAACGCCTTCATCGACGGCGGTGCCACCGGCATCGCCCTGCTCACCGTCAACCTCACCGGCCTGCCGCTGGCCCTGCTGCTCGTGGTGGTGAACGCCCCCTTCATGGTGGTGGCCTACCGCACCATCGGCCGCGAATTCGCCTTGAAGACCACCGCCGCCATCGCGGGCCTGGCCCTGGTCACCGCCACGGTGCACTTCCCCGACGTGACGCACGACAAGCTGCTGGTGGCCGTGTTCGGCGGCTTCTTCCTCGGTGCCGGCATCGGGCTGGCCGTGCGCGGCGGCTCGGTGATCGATGGCACCGAAGTGCTCGCCCTGGCGCTCAGCCGGAAGCTCGGCACCACCATCGGCGACATCATCATGATGATCAACGTGATCATCTTCGGTGTGGCCGCCTGGCTGCTGGGGGTGGAAACGGCCCTGTACGCCATGGTGACCTACCTCGCCGCGAGCAAGACGGTGGACTTCGTGATCGAAGGCATCGAGGAGTACACCGGCCTCACCATCATCAGCCCGCACCACGAGGAGCTGCGCCACATGATCGGCACGGTGATGGGCCGCGGCCTCACGGTCTACACGGGACGGCGCGGCTTCGGCAAGAACGGCCAAAGCTTCGACACGGAGATCATCTACTGCGTGATCACCCGCCTGGAGCTGAGCAAAATCCTCACCGAGATCGAGAAGATCGATCCCAACGCCTTCGTGGTGATGAGCCCCGTGAAGGACACCCGCGGCGGCATGATCAAGAAGCGGCCGCTCCAGCACTGA
- a CDS encoding lysophospholipid acyltransferase family protein has product MGALGYYLALPLIYAVAWLPMPLLYLLSDGVFVLLFHLLRYRRAVVRTNLRNSFPELDGTARARIERDFYRWFCDLTLETLKTLTITPEQVNRLVRTEGEEVLRRHHEAGRSIIIVMGHWGNWELGGARFSQIGLHRLNVIYHPLQNPHFDRLIVHMRTRLGNGLYPMSDTLKCMVRDRHQVTATAFIADQTPPPERAYWTTFLNQDTPVFWGTEKIAQKLGRPVVYCGIDREARGRYVMRFEDLVPDPGATPEGFISDAHTRRLEQDIRRRPAIWLWSHRRWKHKRPAD; this is encoded by the coding sequence GTGGGCGCCCTCGGCTACTACCTGGCACTGCCGCTGATCTACGCCGTGGCGTGGCTGCCCATGCCCCTGCTCTACCTGCTGAGCGACGGCGTCTTTGTGCTGCTCTTCCACCTGTTGCGCTATCGGCGCGCCGTGGTGCGCACCAACCTGCGCAACAGCTTCCCCGAACTGGATGGAACCGCCCGGGCCCGCATCGAGCGCGATTTCTACCGCTGGTTCTGCGACCTGACGCTGGAGACCCTGAAGACCCTGACCATCACCCCGGAGCAGGTGAACCGGCTGGTGCGCACCGAGGGCGAGGAGGTGCTGCGGCGGCACCACGAGGCGGGGCGGAGCATCATCATCGTGATGGGCCACTGGGGCAACTGGGAACTGGGTGGTGCGCGCTTCAGCCAGATCGGCCTGCACCGCCTGAACGTGATCTACCATCCCTTGCAGAACCCGCATTTCGACCGCTTGATCGTGCACATGCGCACCCGGCTCGGGAACGGGCTTTACCCCATGTCCGACACCTTGAAGTGCATGGTGCGGGACCGGCACCAGGTGACCGCCACGGCCTTCATCGCCGACCAGACCCCCCCGCCCGAACGCGCCTATTGGACCACCTTCCTGAACCAGGACACCCCGGTGTTCTGGGGTACGGAGAAGATCGCCCAGAAGCTGGGGCGGCCGGTGGTGTACTGCGGGATCGACCGGGAGGCCCGGGGCCGCTACGTGATGCGCTTCGAGGACCTGGTGCCCGACCCCGGGGCCACCCCGGAGGGCTTCATCAGCGATGCCCACACCCGCCGGCTGGAGCAGGACATCCGCCGCAGGCCCGCCATCTGGCTCTGGTCCCACCGCCGTTGGAAACACAAGCGGCCGGCCGACTGA
- a CDS encoding ATP-binding cassette domain-containing protein — protein MAATDTPPAAERVIAVRDLQVAFGANKVLRGFDLDLFRGENVMVLGKSGSGKSVLIKCIVRLLIPDAGRIEVLGQDVLALDQEQLDHLRVRIGFLFQSSALYDSMTVQENLEFPLRRHWLATSRAATEALVDEVLTAVGLAHTRAMYPSELSGGMKRRIGLARTLILKPEIVLYDEPTTGLDPITGREIVELILQLQRQYNTSSIIISHDLNVAKLAANRIALLHEGRNRVEGSYTDFLASDDPVVKEFFIFM, from the coding sequence ATGGCCGCCACCGACACCCCGCCCGCCGCCGAGCGCGTGATCGCCGTGCGCGACCTGCAGGTCGCCTTCGGCGCCAACAAGGTGCTGCGCGGCTTCGACCTCGACCTGTTCCGTGGCGAGAACGTGATGGTGCTCGGCAAGAGCGGCAGCGGCAAGAGCGTGCTCATCAAGTGCATCGTGCGGCTCCTGATCCCCGATGCCGGCCGCATCGAGGTCCTCGGACAGGATGTGCTGGCGCTCGACCAGGAGCAGCTGGACCACCTGCGCGTGCGCATCGGATTCCTGTTCCAGAGCAGCGCGCTGTACGACAGCATGACGGTGCAGGAGAACCTGGAGTTCCCGCTCCGGCGCCACTGGCTGGCCACCTCGCGCGCGGCCACCGAGGCGTTGGTGGACGAGGTGCTCACCGCCGTGGGCCTGGCGCACACCCGCGCCATGTACCCCAGCGAGCTCAGCGGCGGCATGAAGCGGCGCATCGGCCTGGCACGCACCCTCATCCTCAAGCCGGAGATCGTGCTCTACGATGAGCCCACCACCGGCCTGGACCCGATCACCGGGCGCGAGATCGTGGAGCTCATCCTGCAGCTCCAGCGGCAGTACAACACCAGCAGCATCATCATCTCGCACGACCTCAACGTGGCCAAGCTCGCCGCCAACCGCATCGCGCTGTTGCACGAGGGCCGCAACCGCGTCGAGGGTTCATACACCGACTTCCTGGCCAGCGACGATCCCGTCGTCAAGGAGTTCTTCATCTTCATGTGA
- a CDS encoding T9SS type A sorting domain-containing protein gives MKHITLAFLLLPVLSVQAQPTLVSALVEPGGVQLDMYVVTSPGSATEPSDGANQTWDLSSVTLQPIGTLDFTNAGNTPFAAMYPSANWAWVQTVTGVGTDHMYLTIDINVLEVVATDVPSDPNYYIDPKRILSFPMSFGQSQTDTYEDSDGPGTVTWTYSGHGTAITPLGIFGNLAKVASTEDELTLWNTAPLHPIVIDDGSTVLVFAPGDVGLSERGTLPVQAYPNPCVQDLFVEAYAADWRITDLAGRAMLGGRFRGPALQRVDVSRLDPGTYVLVLDQNGQRRTVRFTKA, from the coding sequence ATGAAACACATTACTCTCGCATTCCTTCTACTTCCCGTCCTCTCCGTCCAAGCCCAACCCACGCTGGTCTCCGCCCTTGTCGAGCCGGGCGGCGTTCAGCTGGACATGTACGTGGTGACCAGCCCCGGGTCGGCCACCGAGCCCTCGGACGGCGCGAACCAGACCTGGGACCTGAGCAGCGTGACCCTGCAGCCCATCGGCACACTGGATTTCACCAACGCGGGCAACACGCCCTTCGCCGCCATGTACCCCTCGGCCAACTGGGCCTGGGTGCAGACCGTGACCGGTGTGGGCACCGACCACATGTACCTCACCATCGACATCAATGTGTTGGAGGTGGTGGCCACCGATGTACCGTCCGATCCGAACTACTACATCGACCCGAAGCGCATCCTCTCATTCCCCATGTCCTTCGGCCAGAGCCAGACCGACACTTACGAGGACAGCGATGGTCCCGGGACGGTGACGTGGACCTATTCGGGGCATGGAACGGCCATCACCCCGCTGGGCATCTTCGGAAACCTGGCGAAGGTGGCCAGCACCGAGGACGAGCTCACCCTTTGGAACACGGCACCGCTTCATCCCATCGTGATCGATGACGGGAGCACCGTGCTGGTCTTCGCGCCGGGCGATGTGGGCTTGAGCGAACGCGGCACCCTTCCCGTGCAGGCCTATCCGAACCCCTGCGTGCAGGACCTCTTCGTGGAAGCCTACGCGGCGGACTGGCGCATCACCGATCTGGCCGGGCGGGCCATGCTCGGTGGCCGGTTCCGCGGCCCGGCCCTTCAGCGGGTGGACGTGAGCCGGCTGGACCCCGGCACCTACGTGCTGGTGCTCGACCAGAACGGTCAGCGACGTACGGTGCGGTTCACCAAGGCGTAA
- a CDS encoding T9SS type A sorting domain-containing protein encodes MLRTLTLALAAASLIHAHAQAVQKCCGTSNSTFLLGNVGTAPHTQSLYLPGDLTNAVAGEITRLYYRYGTTGVANGNTLGALLVRMGQTTATTFSGGNTFFTGLDTVLQLATFDIPPGTTGDWFVIPMQTPFLFDPAQTLIVDIHFTNSTTTNFGCYGTTNTDRKLYSLNPTDVTGNTTSTTWQDIGFDLNTSTGLEERNGLHASVFPNPAEGTVYLNVEGGVPVAVEVVDVQGRRMPLPAGTSSGMPMMVDVSTLPPGLYLARVRSADGRVGQVRWVKY; translated from the coding sequence ATGCTCCGGACCCTGACCCTGGCCCTCGCCGCAGCCAGCCTCATCCACGCGCACGCCCAAGCCGTGCAGAAGTGCTGTGGCACCAGCAACAGCACCTTCCTGCTGGGTAACGTGGGCACCGCTCCGCACACCCAAAGCCTCTACCTGCCCGGCGACCTCACGAACGCCGTGGCGGGCGAGATCACCCGGCTCTACTACCGCTACGGCACCACCGGCGTGGCCAATGGCAACACCCTCGGCGCCCTGCTCGTGCGCATGGGTCAGACCACGGCCACCACGTTCAGCGGGGGCAACACCTTCTTCACCGGGCTGGACACCGTGCTCCAGCTCGCCACCTTCGACATCCCGCCGGGCACCACGGGCGACTGGTTCGTGATCCCCATGCAAACGCCCTTCCTCTTCGACCCCGCACAGACCCTGATCGTGGACATCCACTTCACCAACAGCACCACGACCAACTTCGGCTGTTACGGCACCACCAACACCGACCGGAAGCTGTATTCGCTGAACCCCACCGATGTGACGGGCAACACCACCAGCACCACCTGGCAGGACATCGGCTTCGACCTGAACACGTCCACCGGGCTCGAGGAACGCAATGGCCTTCACGCCAGCGTCTTCCCCAACCCGGCCGAGGGTACCGTGTACCTGAACGTGGAGGGTGGTGTGCCCGTGGCGGTGGAGGTGGTGGACGTGCAGGGTCGGCGGATGCCGCTCCCGGCCGGAACGTCATCCGGCATGCCCATGATGGTGGATGTGTCCACGCTTCCCCCGGGGCTCTATCTGGCGCGCGTGCGTTCAGCCGACGGCCGCGTCGGGCAGGTGCGCTGGGTGAAGTATTGA
- the atpC gene encoding ATP synthase F1 subunit epsilon encodes MRVEIITPDKELFKGEASYVGVPGVDGSMGFLENHAPLITVLKAGEVKLRTDKGEKTFAVKGGVVEVSRNTVLVLAE; translated from the coding sequence ATGAGAGTCGAGATCATCACCCCCGACAAGGAGCTCTTCAAGGGCGAGGCCAGCTACGTGGGCGTGCCCGGCGTGGATGGCAGCATGGGCTTCCTGGAGAACCACGCCCCGCTGATCACCGTGCTAAAGGCCGGTGAGGTGAAGCTTCGCACGGACAAGGGCGAGAAGACCTTCGCCGTGAAGGGCGGCGTGGTGGAGGTGAGCCGCAACACCGTGCTGGTGCTGGCCGAATAA
- a CDS encoding fatty acid desaturase encodes MRDGKDLILATRPFAHEIRWKSWWHVFTSLVVLAAGYTVVFGTDPWWSRALGSLLVALTLGRLFVIYHDYLHHAILQKSHLAKGFFTLFGLFMLAPVSIWERSHNYHHAHNSKLYTSSIGSYPVVTTEKFLSSSKFEQRVYLFIRHPLTIAFGYIFMFLYGMCIRSLVNNTGRHWDSIIALILHVAFAVVLVLFTGWSGFLFGFMLPFLLVLSLGAYLFYAQHNFPGVTFADKEGWTYASAALDSSSHMKMSPVMRWFLANIGYHHIHHLNPRIPFYRLPEVHAAIPELQHAKTTSLWPWDVVKCLRLKVWDPVQQRMLTMRELRRAMATT; translated from the coding sequence ATGCGCGACGGAAAGGACCTCATCCTGGCCACCCGCCCCTTCGCACACGAGATCCGGTGGAAGAGCTGGTGGCATGTGTTCACGAGCCTGGTGGTGCTGGCCGCAGGCTATACGGTGGTGTTCGGCACCGACCCCTGGTGGAGCCGGGCGCTCGGCAGCCTGCTCGTGGCCCTCACCCTCGGCCGGCTGTTCGTGATCTATCACGACTACCTGCACCACGCCATCCTGCAGAAGTCCCATCTGGCCAAGGGCTTCTTCACCCTCTTCGGCCTGTTCATGCTCGCCCCCGTGAGCATCTGGGAGCGCAGCCACAACTACCACCACGCCCACAACAGCAAGCTCTACACGAGCAGCATCGGCAGCTACCCGGTGGTCACCACGGAAAAGTTCCTCTCAAGCTCGAAGTTCGAGCAGCGTGTCTACCTCTTCATCCGGCACCCGCTCACCATCGCCTTCGGTTACATCTTCATGTTCCTCTACGGCATGTGCATCCGCAGCCTGGTGAACAACACGGGCCGCCACTGGGACAGCATCATCGCGCTGATCCTGCATGTGGCCTTCGCCGTGGTGCTGGTGCTCTTCACCGGCTGGAGCGGCTTCCTCTTCGGCTTCATGCTCCCCTTCCTGCTGGTGCTGAGCCTGGGCGCCTACCTGTTCTACGCCCAGCATAATTTCCCGGGCGTCACCTTCGCCGACAAGGAGGGCTGGACGTACGCCAGCGCCGCGCTGGACAGCAGCAGCCACATGAAGATGAGCCCGGTGATGCGCTGGTTCCTGGCCAACATCGGCTACCACCACATCCACCACCTCAACCCGCGCATCCCCTTCTACCGCCTGCCCGAGGTGCATGCCGCGATCCCCGAGCTGCAGCACGCCAAGACCACCAGCCTCTGGCCGTGGGACGTGGTGAAGTGCCTGCGGCTGAAGGTGTGGGACCCGGTGCAACAGCGCATGCTCACCATGCGTGAACTGCGCCGCGCCATGGCCACCACCTGA
- a CDS encoding MCE family protein has product MPRTSEQSLRLGLFVLAGTAVLVIGLYLLGSKRDLFSRTITVEAVFQQVGGLRPGNNVRYMGINVGTVKDIAITSDTTVRVRLAIREEAAGHIRSNAVATVGTDGLMGNRLVNLAPGEGEGAPLAEDVVLPSSVPLDTDLMLRTLDRTNANLAAITDDVRELAARLNTKGNAVDLLADTVLAHDLGAALREIRIAAGHARAATAGIDALMGDVREGKGVLGTLVGDPASEQQVRGLLGNLRQVSDSLHAATEGINRFAEALNTPGGMAHTLTADTLLTLDLRRTLSRLDTGSALLNEDLRALQRNWFFRGYFKDKEKVLKRGTRTRP; this is encoded by the coding sequence ATGCCCAGAACCTCCGAACAGTCCCTTCGTCTTGGTCTATTCGTTCTTGCCGGCACCGCGGTGCTCGTCATCGGCCTCTACCTGCTGGGCAGCAAGCGCGACCTGTTCAGCCGCACCATCACGGTGGAGGCCGTGTTCCAGCAGGTGGGCGGTCTGCGGCCGGGCAACAACGTGCGCTACATGGGCATCAACGTGGGCACGGTGAAGGACATCGCCATCACCAGTGACACCACGGTGCGCGTTCGCCTGGCGATCCGTGAGGAGGCGGCCGGGCACATCCGCAGCAACGCCGTGGCCACCGTGGGCACCGACGGCCTCATGGGCAACCGGCTGGTGAACCTGGCACCAGGGGAGGGGGAGGGTGCCCCGCTGGCGGAGGATGTCGTGCTGCCGAGCAGCGTGCCGCTGGACACCGACCTGATGCTGCGCACGTTGGACCGCACCAACGCCAACCTGGCCGCCATCACCGACGATGTGCGGGAGCTGGCCGCCCGCCTCAACACCAAGGGCAACGCGGTGGACCTGCTGGCGGACACGGTGCTGGCGCACGACCTGGGCGCCGCGCTGCGCGAGATCCGCATCGCGGCCGGGCATGCGCGCGCGGCCACCGCGGGCATCGACGCGCTGATGGGCGACGTGCGCGAGGGCAAGGGCGTGCTCGGCACCCTGGTGGGCGACCCGGCCAGCGAACAGCAGGTGCGGGGCCTGCTGGGCAACCTGCGGCAGGTGAGCGACTCCCTGCATGCGGCCACCGAGGGCATCAACCGCTTCGCGGAGGCGTTGAACACACCCGGCGGCATGGCGCACACCTTGACCGCCGACACGCTGCTGACGCTCGACCTGAGGCGGACGCTTTCACGCCTGGACACCGGTTCGGCCCTGCTCAACGAGGACCTGCGGGCGCTGCAGCGCAACTGGTTCTTCCGCGGCTACTTCAAGGACAAGGAGAAGGTGCTGAAGCGCGGCACGCGGACGAGGCCGTGA